The following coding sequences lie in one Musa acuminata AAA Group cultivar baxijiao chromosome BXJ3-1, Cavendish_Baxijiao_AAA, whole genome shotgun sequence genomic window:
- the LOC135628575 gene encoding peter Pan-like protein, translating into MARFKNKNKKALARPVKNQPSVDHITGQKIPKSFVFSRGKLPGPLRDLELDLRKLMLPHTALKLKEKKRNKLKDFLNVAGPMGVTHFLMISNPKSVPHLRVARTPQGPTITFEIQEYALAADIARSQARPSCPKELFSNSPLIVLSGFGSGGQHLKLTTIMFQNIFPAIDINTVKLSSCRRIVLLNYNNETKLIDFRHYSIRLQPIGVSQRIRKFVQKHEVPDLRNLQDVSDFVTKAGYGSESEADEESATVSLVSDLGRVNRASTKSAVRLQEIGPRMTLRLVKIEEGLCSGAVIFSEFGKEADDAHEEEDHED; encoded by the exons ATGGCCCGATTTAAGAAC AAGAACAAGAAGGCACTTGCGAGACCGGTGAAGAATCAGCCGAGCGTGGATCATATTAccggccaaaagatcccgaaaagtTTCGTTTTCTCGAGGGGGAAACTACCGGGTCCTCTTAGGGATTTGGAATTGGATCTCCGGAAGCTTATGCTCCCGCATACCGCTTTAAAACTAAAG gagaagaaaaggaataaACTCAAAGACTTCTTGAATGTTGCTGGGCCTATGGGTGTCACTCATTTTCTCATGATATCAAATCCGAAGAGCGTTCCCCATTTGCGTGTTGCAAGGACACCACAAGGTCCAACAATTACCTTTGAAATACAGGAGTATGCATTAGCTGCTGATATTGCTCGATCCCAGGCTCGTCCAAGTTGTCCTAAAGAACTATTTAGTAATTCACCCTTG ATTGTTCTTTCTGGTTTTGGGAGTGGAGGTCAGCACCTGAAGCTTACAACAATCATGTTTCAGAACATTTTTCCAGCCATTGATATAAATACT GTTAAACTTTCTTCATGCCGAAGGATTGTTTTGTTAAATTACAACAATGAAACCAAGCTGATTGATTTTCGGCATTACTCCATTCGCTTACAACCCATTGGTGTCTctcagaggattagaaaatttgtTCAGAAGCATGAGGTGCCAGATTTGAGGAATCTGCAGGATGTTAGTGACTTTGTGACCAA GGCTGGCTATGGCTCAGAAAGTGAAGCTGATGAGGAATCAGCAACTGTAAGTTTGGTGAGTGATCTTGGTAGAGTAAACCGTGCATCTACCAAAAGTGCTGTTAGACTTCAGGAAATTGGACCCAGGATGACACTTCGTTTGGTCAAAATTGAGGAAGGATTATGCTCTGGAGCTGTTATATTCAGTGAGTTTG GAAAAGAAGCTGATGAtgcacatgaagaagaagatcatgAAGACTAG
- the LOC103996780 gene encoding heavy metal-associated isoprenylated plant protein 35 isoform X1: protein MTSEGEAIKNKVSVSVLKVSIHCEGCKKKVYKILSKIKGVDEIEIDARQNKVTVKAPLDPQALIAKLKKSGKHAELWLDKKPSHQFFHHGKNDVSLKDESKESSKSTAPSPAAAKRGDADKPVADNRSVSETKETKAKTADNTSKEVAKAGEKTAEISKPPAETTVDSAEKAPASKEATNNGGHSGGGEKRAEKDSNVRLGIDDSDVRGESNSHPAFPPQPAYIMSYNTAQPSISQSYYVSPMQPASQGYMYSYPPPPEYFYSNLDANSSAPVQHPDPYNSMFSDENPNSCSIM, encoded by the exons ATGACGTCAGAAGGAGAAGCCATCAAAAACAAGGTTTCG GTTTCGGTGTTGAAGGTCTCTATCCACTGCGAAGGATGCAAGAAGAAGGTGTACAAAATCCTCAGCAAAATTAAAG GTGTTGATGAGATCGAGATTGATGCCAGGCAGAACAAGGTGACCGTCAAGGCCCCTTTAGATCCCCAAGCTCTGATAGCTAAGCTGAAGAAGTCTGGGAAGCATGCCGAGCTCTGGCTCGACAAGAAACCGAGTCACCAGTTCTTTCACCACGGCAAAAACGATGTCAGTCTCAAGGACGAGAGCAAAGAGTCCTCTAAAAGCACCGCTCCCTCTCCCGCCGCAGCAAAGCGCGGGGATGCTGATAAACCTGTGGCGGACAACAGATCTGTCTCCGAGACCAAGGAAACCAAAGCTAAAACCGCAGATAACACGAGCAAAGAGGTCGCAAAAGCCGGTGAAAAAACCGCTGAGATCTCCAAACCACCTGCCGAAACGACCGTCGACAGTGCCGAGAAGGCTCCTGCGAGCAAAGAAGCTACTAATAATGGTGGCCACAGCGGCGGCGGCGAGAAGAGGGCTGAGAAAGACAGCAACGTACGACTCGGCATCGACGACTCTGATGTCAGAGGTGAAAGCAACTCTCACCCGGCGTTTCCGCCGCAGCCGGCGTACATCATGAGCTACAACACGGCACAGCCAAGCATCAGCCAATCCTACTATGTTTCGCCAATGCAGCCAGCGTCGCAGGGTTACATGTATTCATATCCTCCCCCGCCGGAATACTTCTACAGCAATCTCGACGCTAACTCATCGGCTCCAGTGCAGCACCCAGACCCATACAACAGCATGTTCAGCGATGAGAACCCCAATTCTTGCAGTATTATGTGA
- the LOC103996780 gene encoding heavy metal-associated isoprenylated plant protein 35 isoform X2, whose translation MTSEGEAIKNKVSVLKVSIHCEGCKKKVYKILSKIKGVDEIEIDARQNKVTVKAPLDPQALIAKLKKSGKHAELWLDKKPSHQFFHHGKNDVSLKDESKESSKSTAPSPAAAKRGDADKPVADNRSVSETKETKAKTADNTSKEVAKAGEKTAEISKPPAETTVDSAEKAPASKEATNNGGHSGGGEKRAEKDSNVRLGIDDSDVRGESNSHPAFPPQPAYIMSYNTAQPSISQSYYVSPMQPASQGYMYSYPPPPEYFYSNLDANSSAPVQHPDPYNSMFSDENPNSCSIM comes from the exons ATGACGTCAGAAGGAGAAGCCATCAAAAACAAG GTTTCGGTGTTGAAGGTCTCTATCCACTGCGAAGGATGCAAGAAGAAGGTGTACAAAATCCTCAGCAAAATTAAAG GTGTTGATGAGATCGAGATTGATGCCAGGCAGAACAAGGTGACCGTCAAGGCCCCTTTAGATCCCCAAGCTCTGATAGCTAAGCTGAAGAAGTCTGGGAAGCATGCCGAGCTCTGGCTCGACAAGAAACCGAGTCACCAGTTCTTTCACCACGGCAAAAACGATGTCAGTCTCAAGGACGAGAGCAAAGAGTCCTCTAAAAGCACCGCTCCCTCTCCCGCCGCAGCAAAGCGCGGGGATGCTGATAAACCTGTGGCGGACAACAGATCTGTCTCCGAGACCAAGGAAACCAAAGCTAAAACCGCAGATAACACGAGCAAAGAGGTCGCAAAAGCCGGTGAAAAAACCGCTGAGATCTCCAAACCACCTGCCGAAACGACCGTCGACAGTGCCGAGAAGGCTCCTGCGAGCAAAGAAGCTACTAATAATGGTGGCCACAGCGGCGGCGGCGAGAAGAGGGCTGAGAAAGACAGCAACGTACGACTCGGCATCGACGACTCTGATGTCAGAGGTGAAAGCAACTCTCACCCGGCGTTTCCGCCGCAGCCGGCGTACATCATGAGCTACAACACGGCACAGCCAAGCATCAGCCAATCCTACTATGTTTCGCCAATGCAGCCAGCGTCGCAGGGTTACATGTATTCATATCCTCCCCCGCCGGAATACTTCTACAGCAATCTCGACGCTAACTCATCGGCTCCAGTGCAGCACCCAGACCCATACAACAGCATGTTCAGCGATGAGAACCCCAATTCTTGCAGTATTATGTGA
- the LOC103996769 gene encoding uncharacterized protein LOC103996769, producing the protein MRPLDEKETAAVFEKLFKFTGPNLKVMVERPAVEGPAGDDPGRYCLRLHKNRVYYASESLVRRATNVARDRLVSLGTCLGKFTKGGSFRLTVQSLDLLAAHARRKVWLKPTAEMSFLYGNPVLKSGLARITEGVSPGDGVVVFSMSDLPLGFGVAARSTQDCRKAHADAIVVNRQADAGEYLRNEDDL; encoded by the coding sequence ATGCGGCCTTTGGACGAGAAGGAGACGGCGGCCGTCTTCGAGAAGTTGTTCAAGTTCACGGGGCCAAACCTGAAGGTCATGGTGGAGCGCCCCGCCGTGGAAGGGCCTGCCGGCGACGATCCTGGCCGCTACTGCCTTCGCCTCCACAAGAACCGTGTCTACTACGCCTCCGAGTCGTTGGTCCGCCGCGCCACTAACGTCGCCCGCGACCGCCTCGTCTCCCTCGGCACCTGCCTCGGCAAGTTCACAAAGGGCGGCTCCTTTCGCCTCACCGTCCAGTCCCTCGACCTGCTCGCTGCCCACGCTCGGCGTAAGGTCTGGCTCAAGCCCACCGCCGAGATGTCCTTCCTCTATGGCAATCCGGTTCTCAAATCTGGCCTTGCCCGCATCACGGAGGGCGTCAGCCCCGGTGACGGCGTCGTCGTCTTTTCTATGTCCGACCTCCCTCTCGGCTTCGGGGTCGCTGCCCGCTCCACCCAGGACTGTCGCAAGGCCCACGCCGATGCCATTGTAGTCAACCGCCAGGCCGACGCTGGGGAATACCTACGGAATGAGGACGATCTCTGA